CATGATTTCCATGATCTCCGAAGGTGGGTCCGGCGGAGCAGAGGCCATTGGTCTTGCCGATTTCCGGATGATGGCTTCCCACGGGTATTATTCGGTTATCTCTCCGGAGGGTGCAGCAGCAATTGAAGGTAAAATCAGAGAAGGTTCCAAAGTGCCACGGGAGCTCATCGAACTCTGCGCCGACAGGCTTCGCCTCACCGCCAAAGATAATCTGGAAAACAAAACCATTGACAGAATAATCTACGAACCGCCCCTTGGCGCCAGAAGAGATGATTTTGCCTTTTTCTCCAAACTCCGTTCGGAAATGCTGCGGGCCACGGACAAGGTGGTTCTTTCCACAAAAAGTTTCAGTGCCCTCAGAACCTATGAAATCCGCCGTAAAAAACATCACAAGAACACAGAAGAACTGCAGCTGGAAGTTCCATGGGATCTGAACAGGGAAGAAGTCAAGCGTCTGCTGGCCATGCGCTCTAAAAAATATCATAACATGGGCAGAAACGGCTTCTCCGGTAACATAGAAGCAACGGACGGTCTGTATAATCTTGCCAGGGTAAAAACGGAAAAAATCTATTATTCCCTGCGTTATGATGTTATGAAAAATCATAAAAAACAGGTAAAAAAGGTATTGACTGACGTGTCCGGTGAAGGCTCCATCATATTGAAAAGAATTACCGAACCCATCAGCGCGATTTTCGATTTTCTCCAGAAAAAAAAGGATGACAGACCCCAGAAACTGATAACCTGGTCGGGCCGTCAGTCAACAACTGATCGTCGTGTTGATCCCCTGGAACTGACCGATACCTATACCAGTCCCCTGGCCAATGAGGATCGTACAGTCACCTGCCCAAATGCGGAGAAATTTGGTTGCAAAGATTTGTGGATACCAGACCTTTACGGAGAATTTGCCGGGGTGTGCGAAACATGCGGCCATCATTTCCCCCTGGAGCATGAATGGTATCTGGAGAATATTTTTGACCCCCGTTCCATCCGCCATTTCAACCAGGAAATATCTTCAGGAAATCCCCTGAGCTATACCGGGTTTTCCGAACGGCTCCAGGCATCAAAGACAAAAACCGGACGCCGCTCCGGAAACATGACGTTTCATGCCAAGATCAATGGAATCCAGATCATCGTCTCCATGCTCTATTCAGATTTCAGAAATGGCACTGTTGGCTCGGCTGAAGGGGAAAAATTTGCCCAGGCATGTGCCCTTGCCAAACGAAAAAAACGTCCTTTTCTTGCTTACATACACACAACAGGCGGCATCCGTATCCAGGAGGGAACCCTGGGAGTTGTCCAGATGCCCAAGTGTACCATGGCCGTACGGGAATATATTGACGCGGGTGGTCTCTACCTGGTGGTCTATGACAATAACTCCTATGCCGGTCCAGTCGCTTCATTTCTCGGTTGCTCCCCCTATCAGTTCGCCATCCGCTCCAGCAGGGTCGGGTTTGCGGGTCCGAGGGTCATCAGGGAAACCACGGGTACGGAAATACCACCGGACTATCACTCCGCCAGAAATGCCCTGAAACGAGGACATATCCAGGGGATCTGGGATCGCAGGGAGTTCAGGAGAAACCTGTACAAGGCATTGCAGACCATGGGAAGCCCGAGTCTGTATTACAGGTAATTGTCCACTGAGGAATGCTTTACCTCTATCGAATTGTTATCTTTAAAGCATTTACAAATTTTCCTGACAACGTTATGATATGGTATGGGTCACCCTGAAAGAACAGGTGTTACATTGAAGATCAGGTAAACATCGACTCCGAGAAATAGAGACAACAAAAAAACGCAGCATACGCTTGATATATGAGCATTTTTTTTGAGGTATTACATGACATCTGCTCAATCTGATGAAAGAATCCGCAGGGAGATCGAGGCCCAGATCAACCTGCCATCACCTCCGGCGATAGCTGTTCAGATCCTCAATACGGTTCAGAGTAAGGAGTCTTCCCTGAGTGATTTGGAAAGAATCATTTCGGCTGATCCGTCCCTTACCGGGAAAATGCTGCAGATTGCCAATTCCGCCTTTTATGCCCTGCCCAACAGGGTGAGCAGCATTACCCACGCCATGTCCATCCTTGGCACCAATGTCATAAAAAACATTGCTCTCTCCTTTGTCATTACCAGTGATCTGCGAAATCCTGCAATAAAAACATTTGATTTCGACTTTTTCTGGCGCAGATCCGTAACAACTGCCGTTTCTGCAGAAGTGGTAAAAAACCTGACAGGAAAAAAAGATGACGATATCTTTGTCACGGCACTTCTGCAGGACCTGGGTGTCCTGGTCCTTTTCCTCAATAAAGGTGAAGAATATACTCCCCTGCTGACCAAATGCAGGACCAGCAACAATGACTGTTCATGCCTGATAAAACTTGAGCAGGAAAAATTCCAGTTCGACCACCAGCAGGTCAGCTGCATGCTCACCCGCAGCTGGAAACTGCCGCTCTCCATTTCCGAACCCACCTGCCACCACCATTTCCCGGAAAACGCCCCGGAAGAATACAGGCAGTCAGCAGAGATTCTTTCTCTGGCCAACCTGATTTCAACAATTTACAATGGCGAGGAGACAACGGAAAATCTGGCGTTCCTGCAGGACAGACTCAAAGAGCAATTCGATATGGACAAGAAGCAGACTGCAAAGCTCCTTGATGATGTCGCAGAAAAAACCATTGCTATCCTGGAGATTTTTGAACTGGATCCCGGAGAAATGAAACCCTATTCTCAAATGCTGCAGGAGGCAAACAACGAACTGGGACGGCTCAATCTTTCCTATGAACAGCTGGTCATGGCGTTGAAGGAATCAAAAGAAAAATCCGAGCGCTTTGCAAGAGAGCTGCAGGAAGCCAATGCCAAACTGGAGAATCTTGCCTTCCGGGACGGGCTGACGAATGTCTATAACCACAGATATTTTCAGGAAATATTTGAAAAGGAAATAGCCAGGGCAGAACGCTACAATGGAGATCTCTGTCTCATTATGTTTGACATTGATTTTTTCAAGAAAATTAATGACACCTACGGGCATCCCACTGGAGACCAGATCCTCATTTTCCTTGCTGAACGTATTCAGAATGCCATCCGGCCGAGTGATATTCTGGCCAGATATGGCGGTGAAGAATTCACTGTAATTCTACCGGAAACACAGAACGCCGGAATGAAAGTCTTCGCCGAGCGCCTCAGGCGCTGCGCCATGGAACCCTTTGAAGTTGAAGGTCATTCCATCAAGATTACTATCAGTATTGGTGGCGTTTATTATGATTTGAACTCCAGAGGAATCAACAAACAGCATCTTATCGACACTGCAGATCGCGCCCTCTACCTGTCAAAGCAGAACGGCAGAAACCGGGTCACTATCCTCCCTCTCTCCCCCTGAATTTTCCCAACCATCACAAAAAATCCTGTTTTTGACATCTTCCTGAAAACACGGTATAAAAACATGGCTGGACTTAACCCGGATTTCTCATGAACATTGTGTCAATTTAGAGAATAACCGTAGAATAAAAACAGTGAGCTCATTCTCAGTAATTGAATAAAATTTACACAATGTTCACCCAAGGTCAGCCCAGGCGACGCCATCTTCTGCAGTATTTCGGCAGTAAATATAGATCACTATAATTTACTGCCGAGAACTTTGAAGCTGACGCCGTCTGAACTGATGAGAAATGCGGGTTGTATACAATCAGGTAATACAAAGAGGTTTATAATGACATTATTTTTCAAGTCGCTCCTGTTTTCATTACTCATTCTTCTGACAACCAGCCCGCTTCTTCCTGCTGCAGGACACGGAAACTCATGGGAAAAAACGGTCAATGAGGCCAGGGGAAAAACGGTCAACTGGTATATGTGGGGAGGTTCACCTTCCGTTAATAAACTGGTTAACGGGTTCTTTGCCGATCAATTGAAGAAAAAATACGATATAACCCTCCGCCAGGTACCGGTCAAGGATATTGCTGAGGTCGTCAGTAAACTCCTTGTGGAAAAACAGGCCGGTAAAAAAAGCGGTGGTAATGTCGATCTGATGTGGATCAACGGTGAAAATTTCCGTACCTGCAAATCAAACGCCCTTCTCTACGGTCCCTTTGCCGACTCTCTTCCCAATATACAATTCGTCAACCGCTCGGCCCCCACCATCGCCAGCGATTTCGGCACTCCCGTGGATGGCATGGAATCCCCCTGGGGCAGTGCCCAGATGGTGATGATTTATGATACCGAAAGGACACCGAATCCCCCTCGAACCATTCCGGCACTCATTGAATGGATTCATTCCCACCCCGGGCGCTTTGCCTACCCGGCCCCACCCGATTTCACCGGCTCCGTTTTTATCCGCCATTTTTTCTATGCCGCAACCCCGACCGGCCCAAACAAGTGGCAGGGCAGTTACACTGAAAATGAGCTGCAACAGGCGGAAGAAGCGACATACAGACAACTGATTGAACTCAAACCATATCTCTGGCGAAAAGGAACGACCTATCCTGAATCTCCGGTACGTATGGACAGTCTCTTCAGTGACGGGCAAGTTGATTTTTCCTTCTCCTACCACCAGGCTGCCGCATCTCGGAATATTCTTGACGGTATTTTTGCCAAAACGGTTCGCACCTACGTTTTTGACCAAGGAACCATTGCCAACACCCATTTTGTCGCCATTCCGTTTAACGCCGCAAGCAAGGCTGCAGCCAAGGTTGTTGCCAATTATCTCCTCTCTCCGGAGGCCCAGTTGAAAAAGGCGGATCCGGACGTATGGGGAGATTTCCCCATAATTTCTTCGAACCTGCTCCCGGTAAACTGGCAGGAAAAATTCAAGAACAGACCCAGGGGTGAAGCCACTTTGACGGATGCGGAGCTCCAGGCGCACCAACTCCCGGAACCACCAAGCAACATCCTGGTACGACTGGAAAAAGGCTGGGTAAAGCACGTACTGAAAGGCAGATAATGTTTAACCACCGGAATTTTCTTTTATCAGCTCCGGTAAGGCTTCTGGCACCCGCTCTTGTTCTGATTGTCCTTCTTTTTGTTGGAGGACTGATCCTGGGGTTTCTTCAGGCCCTTGGCTACACACCGGACGAAGGGCTGGGAAGCCTTACCTTTGCCCATTTTATTGCTGTATTCACTGATCCGGATTTTATCCAAAGCCTGTCCCTGTCATTTACCATCTCCCTGATTTCAACACTTCTGGCCGCAGTAATCAGTGTTTTTCTTGCCCCAACCCTGGTATACGGAGCAGAAAAAAGCCGCCTGCTCCATTTCATACTGCAGGTTCCCCTTACTGTCCCGCACCTTGTGGTGGCGGTTTCTTTTCTGTTTCTTCTCTCTCCGTCCGGGGTCATATCCAGGCTCTGTTCCTTTTTCGGCTTTCTCGACTCTCCATCATCCTTTCCTCTGTTGATCAACGATGACTATAATATTGGTATCCTCCTGGTTTATATCTGGAAGGAGATACCATTCATAACATTCATGCTGCTGGCCGTCCTGACCAACACCGGACCGGAACTCAATGAGGTTGGTGCTACCCTGTACGGGTCACCATTTCAACGCTTTTGTCATATCACCCTGCCAATACTCTGGCCAAGTCTCGGAGGAGCATCTCTCATTGTTTTTGCCTTCACATTCGGAGCGTTTGAGGTACCCTACCTGCTGGGAAAAACCTATCCCGTATCCCTGCCGGTATGGGGGTATAAGCTGTACAGCGACATTGACCTGCTGGCAAGACCGGAAGGAATAGCCATCGGCCTGATCATTACAATGCTGGTGGCCCTTCTTATCTGGTTTTCTCAGCTCCTTATTCAATTCGGCTATAGAAGAGGAATTCTGTCTTGAAAAAAACCGGTCTGCTGCTCTCCATTCTGATTCCGGTGGGATTTCCCTTTCTTCCCCTGGTTCTCTGGTCATTTGCAGAAAAGTGGTTTTATCCATCACTGGTTCCCCGGCAATTTGGCATGAGGGCCTGGGATTATGTTTTCAACACGGCAGGCAGCCAGATCCTCGGCAGTCTTTCAACAAGTTTTTTCCTGGCGGTTGTCACAGCAGTAATCTCACTCATCCTCGGAGTCCCGGCGGGAAGGGCTCTCGGACTCCACGATTTCCCGGGCAAAAAACTGGTGATGCTTTTTCTCCTCCTGCCGATTATCGTTCCTCCCCTGTCGGTAGCCATGGGGCTGCATCTCTGGTTTATCAAAATGAACCTCGCTGAATCTTTCCTTGGGGTTGTTCTCATCCATCTCACGTTCTGCCTGCCCTATACCATTTATGTTCTGCGGGGAATTTTTTCGGATTACAATCCCGATTTTGAAGCCCAGGCACAGTCCCTTGGTGCCTCCCCCCGGGCTATCCTCTTCCGGATTACCCTGCCGATGATATTGCCTGGTATTATCGTTGCCGCTCTTTTTTCCTTTCTGCTTTCCTGGTCCCAGTACCTCAGCACTCTCATCATAGGTGGCGGCAAAATGCTGACCCTGCCAATACTCCTCTTTTCCCTCATGGCCAGTGGAGACAGACCGGTTGCAGCGGCAGTCAGCCTTGTATTTATTTTTCCGGCTCTGCTTGCCCTGACCGGCAGTGCCCACTATCTCGGCCGGACAGGTTTGAAAGGAATCCGCTGATGGAACGACTCGGACTGAGAAAACTGACAATACAGTATGGATCAACCACTGTTATCAGGGATCTTCACCTTTCCATTCAAGACGGGGAACTGGTCTCTCTTCTCGGTCCCAGCGGGGCCGGTAAAACAACCATCCTGAAAACCATAGCCGGGCTGCTTCCTCCTTCTGATGGAAAAATTTATATTGACGGCAAATGTGTAAACCACCTCCCGGCCGAGAAACGTGACGCTGTCCTTATCTTCCAGAAACCGCTCCTCTTTCCCTTCCTCAACGTGAACCAAAACATCGGTTTTGGTCTGAAAATGAGACATGTCGACCGAAAAACAGCTGTGAGAAAGATCGAAAGGATCCTGGAAATCACTGGACTGAACGGCCTCGGAACCCGAAAAATTCATCAGTTGTCCGGAGGCCAGCAGCAGCGGGTCGCCCTTGCCAGGGGACTGATCCTTGAACCGGCAATTCTCCTCCTGGACGAGCCCCTCAGCAATCTTGACCCGGGACTTCGTGGACAGATGCGTGATCTTATCTGTTCCCTGCAGACACAAACAAAAACCACCATGCTCTTTGTTACCCATGACCAGTCGGAAGCCCTGTCAATCAGCGACAGGGTCTGTCTGCTCCTTGACGGCAAACTGAGACAGAGCGGAACACCCCAGGAACTTTTCTATCATCCCGCAGACCAGGATGTTGCCCGCTTTTTTGGCTGTGATAATATCCTGCCCTGCCAAACCTTCCTGCCTGAACAAAGCCCGAACGGGAGAAAGGAACTCTTTGCCATTCGTCCAGAGGATATTGAAATCAGGACAAACAACCGGAATCAGGACTGTATCGACAAATCATGGTTCAACGGGACAGTGGAAAAAATTATTTTTGAAGGACAACTGACCAAGCTTACCGTCAGCACATCACCCGGATACGACCTGACCGTTCTCTGCAGACGACCGTCCTTTCATCCCGGCCAAAGTGTTTATCTGAGATTCCCGAAGGAACGGATTCATTATTTTCAGGAACCGCCAGAAGAGAGCTGATAACGAAAATGACAAATAAAACAATTGATCCCATCACCCGTTACCAGCATCATGTGGTCCACTATCTCCGCACTGCTCCCTGGCATAATGATCTCCCTGTCAGAGATGACCACTTCACCGTCCTGCCCCTGGCAAGTGGTGAATACAACCTGAACTATCTCCTCAGGGGAACAACAACAAACCTTGTCTTCCGGGTCAATATGGGAACACAGATCAACCGGGATGACCAGATACTTTACGAGTTTAATACTCTGAAGCTGCTGAAGAATTCCAGGGTGACACCCGTTCCCTTTTTTGCCGACGACACCAGAGAGTTCATCGATCGGGGCATCCTGATTATGGAATATTTGCCGGGACGTCACCTTGATTACCGCAAAGACTTGAAAAATGCCGCACGCGTCTTCGCCACCATCCACCAGATTATCCCGCCCGACAAAAATCATCTGATACGGGAGACCCGCTCTCTAAGCCTTATTTTGGTGGAATGTCAGCAACTTGTTGAAAAGTATATTTCCTCAGAACTGGCCAACCCGAATATCTGCAGATTACTGGAAAAAATAATTGCACAGGCGGAAAAAAAGAAAGGGGAGGAACAGTATTATATTGAAAATCCCTGGCTGACCATTGTCAATACCGAGGTCAACTCCGGGAATTTCATAGTCAACAGAACGGCGGGAACCACTCACCTCATAGACTGGGAAATGGCACGACAGGGTGATCCATCCAGTGATCTCTGTCATTTTATCTCACCTCTGACAACCCTCTGGAAG
The DNA window shown above is from Desulfomarina profundi and carries:
- a CDS encoding ABC transporter substrate-binding protein, producing MTLFFKSLLFSLLILLTTSPLLPAAGHGNSWEKTVNEARGKTVNWYMWGGSPSVNKLVNGFFADQLKKKYDITLRQVPVKDIAEVVSKLLVEKQAGKKSGGNVDLMWINGENFRTCKSNALLYGPFADSLPNIQFVNRSAPTIASDFGTPVDGMESPWGSAQMVMIYDTERTPNPPRTIPALIEWIHSHPGRFAYPAPPDFTGSVFIRHFFYAATPTGPNKWQGSYTENELQQAEEATYRQLIELKPYLWRKGTTYPESPVRMDSLFSDGQVDFSFSYHQAAASRNILDGIFAKTVRTYVFDQGTIANTHFVAIPFNAASKAAAKVVANYLLSPEAQLKKADPDVWGDFPIISSNLLPVNWQEKFKNRPRGEATLTDAELQAHQLPEPPSNILVRLEKGWVKHVLKGR
- a CDS encoding ABC transporter permease; this translates as MFNHRNFLLSAPVRLLAPALVLIVLLFVGGLILGFLQALGYTPDEGLGSLTFAHFIAVFTDPDFIQSLSLSFTISLISTLLAAVISVFLAPTLVYGAEKSRLLHFILQVPLTVPHLVVAVSFLFLLSPSGVISRLCSFFGFLDSPSSFPLLINDDYNIGILLVYIWKEIPFITFMLLAVLTNTGPELNEVGATLYGSPFQRFCHITLPILWPSLGGASLIVFAFTFGAFEVPYLLGKTYPVSLPVWGYKLYSDIDLLARPEGIAIGLIITMLVALLIWFSQLLIQFGYRRGILS
- a CDS encoding aminoglycoside phosphotransferase family protein; the protein is MTNKTIDPITRYQHHVVHYLRTAPWHNDLPVRDDHFTVLPLASGEYNLNYLLRGTTTNLVFRVNMGTQINRDDQILYEFNTLKLLKNSRVTPVPFFADDTREFIDRGILIMEYLPGRHLDYRKDLKNAARVFATIHQIIPPDKNHLIRETRSLSLILVECQQLVEKYISSELANPNICRLLEKIIAQAEKKKGEEQYYIENPWLTIVNTEVNSGNFIVNRTAGTTHLIDWEMARQGDPSSDLCHFISPLTTLWKTDYRFTPGDSTLFFNEYKKYITSEKLRESLYERVRIKAPFVLLRGISWSAMAWVGYQGQYSGIRNKDTWQTLQRYLDEDFIRSLFSSFLDS
- a CDS encoding carboxyl transferase domain-containing protein, which produces MNELLKQLLKIEERINYLLQIKDYTNWGNLDGFKKNCDQLKLTVYDHSEEEFSAAIRKLNDSITFLEERAEEHLTPMERVRIVRSIQRFTLKDILENVYEDYTELGGEEDANIDPAMVCAKATIARRIKNKPYTASVMVIGQESGHGEEYRNGGSCRPEGNEKALRYMKVAETEGIPIHFYIFTPGSYPVEEYPGAAQQIARNIYAMTKLRVPMISMISEGGSGGAEAIGLADFRMMASHGYYSVISPEGAAAIEGKIREGSKVPRELIELCADRLRLTAKDNLENKTIDRIIYEPPLGARRDDFAFFSKLRSEMLRATDKVVLSTKSFSALRTYEIRRKKHHKNTEELQLEVPWDLNREEVKRLLAMRSKKYHNMGRNGFSGNIEATDGLYNLARVKTEKIYYSLRYDVMKNHKKQVKKVLTDVSGEGSIILKRITEPISAIFDFLQKKKDDRPQKLITWSGRQSTTDRRVDPLELTDTYTSPLANEDRTVTCPNAEKFGCKDLWIPDLYGEFAGVCETCGHHFPLEHEWYLENIFDPRSIRHFNQEISSGNPLSYTGFSERLQASKTKTGRRSGNMTFHAKINGIQIIVSMLYSDFRNGTVGSAEGEKFAQACALAKRKKRPFLAYIHTTGGIRIQEGTLGVVQMPKCTMAVREYIDAGGLYLVVYDNNSYAGPVASFLGCSPYQFAIRSSRVGFAGPRVIRETTGTEIPPDYHSARNALKRGHIQGIWDRREFRRNLYKALQTMGSPSLYYR
- a CDS encoding sensor domain-containing diguanylate cyclase, producing the protein MTSAQSDERIRREIEAQINLPSPPAIAVQILNTVQSKESSLSDLERIISADPSLTGKMLQIANSAFYALPNRVSSITHAMSILGTNVIKNIALSFVITSDLRNPAIKTFDFDFFWRRSVTTAVSAEVVKNLTGKKDDDIFVTALLQDLGVLVLFLNKGEEYTPLLTKCRTSNNDCSCLIKLEQEKFQFDHQQVSCMLTRSWKLPLSISEPTCHHHFPENAPEEYRQSAEILSLANLISTIYNGEETTENLAFLQDRLKEQFDMDKKQTAKLLDDVAEKTIAILEIFELDPGEMKPYSQMLQEANNELGRLNLSYEQLVMALKESKEKSERFARELQEANAKLENLAFRDGLTNVYNHRYFQEIFEKEIARAERYNGDLCLIMFDIDFFKKINDTYGHPTGDQILIFLAERIQNAIRPSDILARYGGEEFTVILPETQNAGMKVFAERLRRCAMEPFEVEGHSIKITISIGGVYYDLNSRGINKQHLIDTADRALYLSKQNGRNRVTILPLSP
- a CDS encoding ABC transporter permease, which gives rise to MKKTGLLLSILIPVGFPFLPLVLWSFAEKWFYPSLVPRQFGMRAWDYVFNTAGSQILGSLSTSFFLAVVTAVISLILGVPAGRALGLHDFPGKKLVMLFLLLPIIVPPLSVAMGLHLWFIKMNLAESFLGVVLIHLTFCLPYTIYVLRGIFSDYNPDFEAQAQSLGASPRAILFRITLPMILPGIIVAALFSFLLSWSQYLSTLIIGGGKMLTLPILLFSLMASGDRPVAAAVSLVFIFPALLALTGSAHYLGRTGLKGIR
- a CDS encoding ABC transporter ATP-binding protein, which encodes MERLGLRKLTIQYGSTTVIRDLHLSIQDGELVSLLGPSGAGKTTILKTIAGLLPPSDGKIYIDGKCVNHLPAEKRDAVLIFQKPLLFPFLNVNQNIGFGLKMRHVDRKTAVRKIERILEITGLNGLGTRKIHQLSGGQQQRVALARGLILEPAILLLDEPLSNLDPGLRGQMRDLICSLQTQTKTTMLFVTHDQSEALSISDRVCLLLDGKLRQSGTPQELFYHPADQDVARFFGCDNILPCQTFLPEQSPNGRKELFAIRPEDIEIRTNNRNQDCIDKSWFNGTVEKIIFEGQLTKLTVSTSPGYDLTVLCRRPSFHPGQSVYLRFPKERIHYFQEPPEES